The region TGCGAAGAGCGGATCGCGGTTTGTGCGTTTGTTGTTACGGTCTTTCGGCCATTTAGGTACATGTCAATAATAAGTAGCCCCGCACCAATACAGATCGCTGAGTCGGCCACGTTGAATGTTGGATAATGCCAGTTTCCAAATTGAACATCGATAAAATCAACAACAAACCCGAGCCGCAGCCGGTCGGTCACGTTACCGGCGATGCCCGCAAGAAGTAATGCGAGAGCTCCCATCATTCTGTCGTCGGTTCGAGGCGTTCGCCAAAAGAAATACATGACGAGGGCTGCCGCGACAATGGCAACTATCGAAAG is a window of Chloracidobacterium sp. DNA encoding:
- the lspA gene encoding signal peptidase II; translation: MNKRDLLWKIAYLAIAGGVFLIDQTTKAWATKELRFGGDRTLISGFLNFAYAQNTGVAFSMLDDHGDAGRWGLSIVAIVAAALVMYFFWRTPRTDDRMMGALALLLAGIAGNVTDRLRLGFVVDFIDVQFGNWHYPTFNVADSAICIGAGLLIIDMYLNGRKTVTTNAQTAIRSSHSNDVS